The following are encoded in a window of Flavobacterium psychrotrophum genomic DNA:
- a CDS encoding ATP-dependent nuclease → MTANIFISQIIFKTGLTIQLKKDSVVLFVGPNNSGKSLALKEIEKTSNGSNQSSKIIENIVIKAEGSAEDFLKRIEHRLKDGGYKYYHDYNSGMDATTLKSYWSSLIGGNNKVGAPAVANFFLKKHDTIGRLNLVAPAGNIDIMTELKTHPIHDLKQDQEKERTFSQFFRAAFGEDIIVNHGYGASVPLHVGTPPTSSTENDRVSKQYQMELRKLPFLHEQGDGMKSFAGVFLSLFIENFSINLVDEPEAFLHPPQSFLLGQMIAQTTNSRKQLLAATHSEHFLKGLLDSASERLIIVRIQRMGNTNDIHVLENSEIVKVWNDTLLRHSNILDGLFHKRVVLVESDSDCRFYSALTGAITDDYKLSSPDILFVPAGGKERFPVIIKALKALNVPLTIIGDFDLYQNENPLRKMYEELGGNFDEIKEDVKKVKKGIDEKIVSLKTEEFKKKLETILSKMTERDVPQDTIKELQSLIKQPSAWKQAKSSGRFYLPAGEITSAFNRVQSQLEKLGILILEIGEIEAFNKNVGGHGPKWVNEVLQQGILNSRDMEIARSFVKDKILKL, encoded by the coding sequence ATGACAGCAAACATTTTTATAAGTCAAATTATATTCAAAACAGGTCTTACAATTCAGTTAAAGAAAGATTCGGTAGTTCTTTTTGTCGGGCCCAATAATAGTGGAAAAAGTTTAGCTCTTAAAGAAATTGAAAAAACTTCCAATGGTAGCAACCAGTCCTCCAAGATCATCGAAAATATTGTAATCAAAGCAGAGGGAAGTGCAGAGGATTTTCTTAAAAGAATTGAGCATAGACTAAAAGATGGTGGTTATAAGTATTATCATGATTATAATTCAGGGATGGATGCAACGACTTTAAAGAGTTATTGGTCAAGCTTAATTGGCGGAAATAATAAGGTTGGAGCACCAGCTGTTGCTAATTTTTTTCTAAAAAAGCATGACACAATTGGTAGATTAAACCTTGTAGCACCTGCGGGCAATATTGATATTATGACTGAACTAAAAACTCATCCTATACATGACTTAAAACAAGATCAAGAAAAAGAAAGAACTTTTTCACAATTTTTCAGAGCCGCTTTTGGAGAAGATATCATTGTTAATCATGGCTATGGTGCTTCTGTACCACTTCATGTCGGTACTCCACCAACTAGTTCTACAGAAAATGACAGAGTTTCTAAGCAATATCAGATGGAATTGCGAAAATTACCGTTTCTTCACGAGCAAGGGGATGGAATGAAAAGTTTCGCGGGAGTATTTCTGAGTCTTTTTATCGAGAATTTTTCTATTAACCTTGTTGATGAGCCTGAAGCATTTTTACATCCTCCACAGAGTTTTCTTCTCGGTCAGATGATAGCACAGACCACGAATTCTCGTAAACAACTATTAGCGGCGACCCATAGCGAACATTTTCTTAAAGGGCTTTTGGACAGTGCCTCTGAACGCTTAATAATTGTTCGTATACAACGTATGGGAAATACAAATGATATTCATGTCTTAGAAAATTCAGAAATAGTGAAGGTCTGGAACGACACTTTGCTTCGACATTCTAATATACTTGATGGATTATTTCACAAAAGAGTTGTTCTAGTAGAAAGTGATTCAGATTGCCGTTTCTATAGTGCTTTAACTGGTGCTATTACGGATGATTATAAATTGTCATCTCCTGATATATTATTTGTACCAGCTGGCGGTAAAGAGAGATTTCCGGTAATTATTAAGGCTTTAAAAGCATTAAATGTTCCTCTCACTATAATTGGAGATTTTGATCTCTACCAGAATGAAAATCCATTACGCAAGATGTATGAAGAATTGGGAGGTAATTTTGATGAAATTAAAGAAGATGTAAAGAAAGTTAAGAAAGGGATTGATGAAAAAATAGTCAGCTTAAAGACCGAGGAGTTCAAGAAGAAATTGGAAACTATTTTATCTAAAATGACGGAAAGGGATGTTCCGCAAGATACAATTAAAGAATTGCAAAGTTTAATAAAACAGCCGTCTGCGTGGAAACAGGCAAAATCCTCTGGCAGATTTTATCTCCCGGCAGGTGAAATTACATCAGCATTTAATCGCGTACAGTCTCAACTTGAGAAGCTTGGTATTTTAATACTGGAAATAGGTGAAATTGAAGCTTTTAATAAAAATGTTGGAGGGCATGGTCCCAAATGGGTTAATGAAGTTTTACAACAAGGTATCTTAAATTCTCGAGATATGGAAATAGCGAGGTCTTTTGTAAAAGACAAGATTCTGAAATTGTAA
- a CDS encoding helix-turn-helix transcriptional regulator, whose protein sequence is MEKQLEEHIKIKIAVTLQYLLEKKKKIEKVDGKHDDDVSSYNKIANIADIRKATVSNIFNAKTTPASSTLVSIIEAMGFKLSDFAKIFDSLQEGDLKI, encoded by the coding sequence GTGGAAAAGCAACTTGAAGAACATATCAAGATTAAAATTGCCGTAACCCTTCAATATCTTTTAGAAAAAAAGAAGAAAATTGAAAAGGTAGACGGTAAACACGATGATGATGTTAGCAGTTACAACAAGATTGCTAACATTGCTGATATCAGAAAAGCGACTGTTTCCAACATATTTAATGCTAAAACAACTCCAGCAAGTTCTACTTTGGTATCAATTATAGAAGCTATGGGATTCAAACTCTCTGATTTTGCTAAAATCTTTGATTCACTGCAAGAGGGCGATCTTAAAATTTAA
- a CDS encoding SusC/RagA family TonB-linked outer membrane protein, whose amino-acid sequence MKIYILGKGRECIFYFLIIFLPATVNAHITTHPLLFAVVQQETQGIITDATGPLPGVSVSIKGTTTTALTNTEGRFAIHAAPGDVLLVQLLGYGRIEITITGYDLGTIVLEPEATSLEEVVVNAGYYSVSQKQSTGSISRVTAKEIEKQPVTNVLGALQGRMAGVDIVQNTGVAGGGFNIQIRGVNSLRPEGNAPLYIIDGVPYASQSMGDSNTSNIIQGSLSPLNSINPSDIASIEVLKDADATAIYGSRGANGVVLITTKKGHAGKTEFNLGVSSGFAGVSHFIDMMDTSQYLAMRAAAFANDGVTPYPAAAYDINGIWDQERYTDWQKELIGGTATYNDLTASASGGSGQTQFLASASYHNETTVFPGDFKYRKGNFRASVNHTSQDQKFTLGFSAGYTAQQNNQPGTDFTRTSLLLAPNAPALYNPDGTLNWEGSTWTNPLSNLESKYIATTQDLISNMTLSYNIVQGLSLKTSFGFSDTRTRETKTLPSTMYDPAWEATSEFSTLYLNNARRSSWIIEPQLNWTQSLGSGTLNVLLGSTSQKQADSQLVHMAEGFTSNALIYNLSAATLLFALRDTETVYKYNAGFARVNYNWKEKYFINLTGRRDASSRFGPERRTANFGAIGAAWIFSQEALLMDNVHFLSFGKLRASYGSSGNDQIGDYQYLNTYGIGSSNYSGVVGLNPTRLYNPDFGWEKNTKFEAALELGFLNHRIFATASWFRNRSSSQLVGIPLPATTGFSALQANLDATVENSGLELTLRAVNIDTASLRWVSSINLTAANNKLIEFSGLEASTYASQYVIGQPLNIVRLYKYTGIDPTTGLYTVEDVNGDGAITPTEDRQTIRNLNPRFFGGLQNQLTYHNWQLDFLLQFVKKDAYKAETQLGAPGSFSNQPAAMARSWQSPGDTAPYQLFTAGYSGPAATAYSNYMISDGAITDASFIRLKNISVSYKIPEKWLSGLQCTATLRAQNLLTITPYKGADPEFAIIGYLPPLRTITGGLQFTF is encoded by the coding sequence ATGAAAATTTACATATTGGGCAAAGGCAGGGAGTGTATTTTTTATTTTTTAATAATCTTTCTCCCCGCTACAGTAAATGCCCATATAACAACACATCCTCTTTTGTTTGCAGTAGTGCAACAGGAAACCCAAGGCATCATCACCGACGCCACAGGGCCGCTACCGGGTGTATCGGTCTCCATTAAAGGGACAACCACCACAGCCCTCACCAATACAGAAGGCCGTTTTGCAATCCATGCCGCCCCCGGCGATGTGCTTCTGGTGCAGCTTTTGGGATATGGCCGGATCGAAATAACGATAACCGGGTACGACCTAGGCACCATTGTGCTGGAACCGGAGGCCACAAGCCTTGAGGAAGTTGTTGTAAATGCCGGGTATTACAGCGTCTCCCAAAAACAAAGTACCGGCAGCATATCCCGTGTTACAGCCAAAGAGATAGAAAAGCAGCCTGTAACAAATGTCCTGGGCGCCCTGCAGGGGCGTATGGCCGGGGTAGATATCGTGCAGAATACCGGGGTGGCCGGTGGGGGGTTTAACATACAAATACGCGGGGTAAACAGCCTGCGCCCGGAAGGCAATGCCCCACTCTACATTATTGACGGGGTACCATACGCCTCCCAAAGCATGGGTGATAGCAATACCTCAAATATCATCCAGGGCTCGCTTAGCCCCCTTAACAGTATAAACCCTTCGGACATTGCCAGCATAGAAGTGCTCAAAGATGCCGATGCCACGGCCATCTATGGCTCACGGGGGGCCAACGGCGTTGTCCTGATCACTACCAAAAAAGGACACGCCGGCAAGACCGAATTCAACCTTGGGGTCAGCAGCGGTTTTGCAGGCGTTTCGCACTTCATTGACATGATGGACACATCGCAATACCTCGCCATGCGCGCCGCAGCATTCGCCAACGATGGGGTCACCCCCTATCCGGCTGCCGCCTACGACATCAACGGCATCTGGGATCAGGAGCGCTACACCGACTGGCAAAAAGAGCTCATTGGTGGCACGGCCACCTATAACGACCTCACAGCCTCAGCCTCCGGTGGAAGCGGGCAAACACAGTTCCTTGCCTCGGCCTCCTACCATAATGAAACAACCGTTTTTCCCGGCGATTTTAAATACCGGAAAGGCAATTTCAGGGCTTCGGTGAACCATACCTCGCAGGACCAGAAGTTCACCCTTGGCTTTAGCGCGGGATACACAGCGCAGCAAAACAACCAGCCCGGTACCGACTTTACAAGGACTTCCCTGCTTTTGGCACCCAATGCCCCGGCATTGTACAATCCTGACGGGACCCTTAACTGGGAGGGCAGTACCTGGACCAATCCATTGAGCAACCTCGAAAGTAAATATATCGCTACTACGCAGGACCTCATATCCAACATGACCCTGAGTTATAATATCGTGCAGGGGCTTTCCCTAAAAACCAGTTTTGGCTTCAGCGACACGCGCACGAGGGAAACCAAAACACTGCCCTCTACTATGTACGACCCGGCGTGGGAGGCTACTAGTGAGTTTTCTACATTATACCTTAACAATGCACGCAGGAGTTCATGGATTATAGAACCGCAACTCAACTGGACGCAATCCCTTGGCTCGGGAACCTTAAACGTGCTTTTGGGAAGTACTTCCCAAAAGCAGGCCGACAGTCAACTCGTACACATGGCGGAAGGTTTTACATCCAACGCCTTGATCTATAACCTCTCGGCGGCAACATTGCTTTTTGCCTTGCGCGATACTGAGACGGTATACAAGTACAACGCAGGATTCGCACGGGTGAATTATAACTGGAAAGAGAAGTACTTTATCAACCTTACCGGGCGCAGGGATGCCTCAAGCCGTTTCGGACCAGAAAGGCGTACTGCAAATTTTGGCGCTATCGGTGCGGCATGGATCTTCAGCCAGGAGGCACTGCTAATGGATAATGTGCATTTCCTAAGTTTTGGGAAATTGCGCGCAAGCTACGGAAGCAGTGGTAACGACCAGATTGGGGACTACCAGTATCTGAATACCTACGGGATTGGCAGCAGCAACTACTCCGGTGTTGTCGGGCTGAACCCTACAAGGTTATACAATCCGGATTTTGGCTGGGAAAAAAACACAAAATTTGAAGCCGCCTTGGAGCTGGGTTTCTTAAATCACCGGATTTTTGCTACCGCAAGCTGGTTTCGCAACCGCTCATCCAGCCAACTGGTGGGCATACCGCTTCCCGCCACAACAGGCTTTAGCGCCCTGCAGGCCAATCTGGATGCAACCGTAGAGAACAGCGGTCTTGAGCTCACCCTCCGCGCCGTTAATATCGACACCGCTTCCCTGCGATGGGTCAGCAGCATAAACCTCACTGCGGCAAACAATAAGCTTATTGAGTTCTCTGGCCTTGAGGCATCTACTTACGCCAGTCAATACGTCATTGGGCAACCCCTTAATATTGTCCGGTTATACAAATACACAGGTATAGATCCCACTACAGGGTTGTATACCGTTGAAGATGTAAACGGTGACGGGGCTATTACACCGACCGAGGACCGGCAAACCATCCGCAACCTGAATCCCCGTTTTTTCGGTGGGCTGCAAAACCAGCTTACCTATCACAACTGGCAGTTGGATTTTCTTTTACAGTTTGTAAAAAAGGACGCGTATAAGGCTGAAACCCAGTTAGGTGCACCCGGTAGCTTTTCCAACCAACCTGCCGCCATGGCCAGAAGTTGGCAATCGCCCGGCGATACCGCCCCGTACCAGCTTTTCACTGCAGGATACAGTGGCCCGGCTGCTACGGCCTACAGTAATTACATGATCAGCGACGGGGCCATTACCGATGCCTCGTTTATACGCCTTAAGAATATTTCAGTTTCCTACAAGATACCCGAAAAATGGCTCAGCGGTCTGCAATGCACCGCGACCCTTAGGGCCCAAAACCTCTTAACAATTACCCCATACAAAGGTGCCGATCCCGAATTTGCCATTATAGGTTATTTACCGCCACTGCGCACCATAACCGGCGGGCTTCAATTTACTTTTTAA
- a CDS encoding RagB/SusD family nutrient uptake outer membrane protein, protein MKKIKIRNYLSRTALLLALCPIHTGCESFTEVDLPSNQLTATVVFQDRATANAALAAVYAKIRDTGFLRGGTNGIGSRMGCYTDELDFYAGATDNTSTFYTNSILPTNSDITGWWADAYQIIYSVNAIIEGTDASQALSQQDKQVLSAEALFIRALLHFYLVNLYGEIPYITTTDYRINMQATRMHQQEIYERLEADLIESVQNLPEIYTNPEKTRANKAVARALLARVYLFSQNWEAAADTASLVIADPSAFSIPDDLDTAFLKESTGTIWQLTPAGEGQNTEDGAHYIFTTTPPPTVALTPGLVAAFEPGDLRKQHWIAEMGETGNLWYYASKYKQRGLTSVSLEYQIVLRLSEQYLIRAEANLMLGNISQARQDLDVIRQKAGLAPTAAQSQGQLLAAIQQERRVELFTEYGHRFFDLKRYGIIDTALTGVKPGWDTTDALLPLPQNELLLNTHLAPQNPGY, encoded by the coding sequence ATGAAAAAGATTAAGATACGAAACTACCTGAGCCGCACAGCATTGCTTTTAGCGTTATGCCCGATACACACCGGTTGTGAAAGTTTTACCGAAGTAGACCTCCCGTCCAACCAGCTCACCGCAACAGTCGTTTTCCAGGACCGTGCGACAGCGAATGCCGCCCTTGCAGCTGTGTATGCGAAAATTCGGGATACGGGCTTCCTACGCGGGGGCACTAACGGTATCGGCAGCAGAATGGGGTGCTATACGGACGAGCTCGACTTTTACGCGGGAGCCACCGACAACACCAGCACCTTCTACACCAACAGCATACTGCCGACAAACTCTGACATTACCGGTTGGTGGGCTGATGCCTACCAGATCATCTACAGTGTAAATGCTATAATCGAAGGTACAGATGCCTCCCAGGCACTTTCACAGCAGGACAAGCAGGTATTAAGCGCAGAGGCGCTTTTTATACGGGCCTTATTACATTTTTACCTGGTAAACCTATATGGTGAGATTCCATATATCACCACCACAGACTATCGCATCAACATGCAGGCCACCCGTATGCACCAGCAGGAAATATATGAACGCCTGGAGGCAGACCTTATCGAATCCGTGCAAAATTTACCGGAAATATACACAAACCCGGAAAAGACACGCGCAAACAAGGCCGTGGCCCGGGCATTACTCGCCCGGGTCTACCTCTTTAGCCAAAATTGGGAGGCAGCAGCCGATACGGCATCGCTTGTAATAGCAGACCCTTCCGCTTTCTCAATCCCGGATGACCTCGATACAGCGTTCCTTAAAGAAAGTACCGGTACGATATGGCAGCTCACACCTGCCGGTGAGGGGCAGAATACAGAAGACGGTGCACATTACATTTTTACAACAACCCCTCCCCCAACCGTAGCCCTTACCCCTGGATTGGTTGCAGCTTTCGAGCCAGGCGATCTGCGAAAGCAACATTGGATCGCAGAAATGGGGGAAACGGGTAACCTTTGGTACTATGCCAGCAAATACAAACAGCGCGGGCTCACATCCGTTTCCCTGGAATACCAGATCGTTTTACGTCTTTCAGAACAGTACCTGATTCGGGCAGAGGCGAACCTGATGTTGGGTAACATCTCCCAGGCAAGGCAGGACCTTGACGTTATACGGCAAAAAGCAGGGCTTGCCCCTACAGCGGCGCAGTCGCAGGGACAGCTCCTTGCTGCGATACAGCAGGAACGCAGGGTTGAGCTCTTTACCGAATACGGCCACCGCTTTTTTGATTTGAAACGTTACGGAATAATTGACACGGCGCTAACCGGGGTAAAGCCGGGATGGGATACTACCGATGCCTTACTACCACTGCCGCAAAACGAATTACTACTCAACACGCACTTAGCACCACAGAATCCGGGATATTAA